Proteins from one Fragaria vesca subsp. vesca linkage group LG6, FraVesHawaii_1.0, whole genome shotgun sequence genomic window:
- the LOC101301121 gene encoding uncharacterized protein LOC101301121 — translation MGIERKTRTMEMMGTREKKKVEWDRPIYLQVRAEDKSCLWFVIEDGRRPREQGSEENDDDDDKVIFHGLDLPQLDYLPLPNSLVVLNSRLYMIGGRKYTGRRGSVQYSFGYDHVDLSEQASKQQWRFEKDEWTLYSTGSVACSDDGLVYTLAPRRCYRFRFDPRSGGDVRSEFPSEFPIELGVAPHLVSISNKYIYAYSKGARSNTLVRFDLEKKEWECLYRNFWGRLAPGVVLYGDSYLVCFGTKKPTCSSLFSQQPGLYMFDIRQSQWLDQPVKGLDDALPVIPEGFEEDRVYNYFLPLLFQIGTQRFALVWGDYLENVGCEIHCHKFTFDYTPSGGSDGTTEKNHPPTSFVARRLSNGVLIQQDGTLLGCTVGIESSAQEKGKIHGSSTLV, via the exons ATGGGAATCGAAAGGAAAACAAGAACGATGGAGATGATGGGAACAAGAGAGAAGAAGAAGGTTGAGTGGGACAGACCGATCTACCTACAGGTCAGGGCCGAAGACAAGTCGTGCTTATGGTTCGTAATTGAGGACGGACGGCGGCCAAGGGAACAAGGATCTGAAGAGAATGACGACGACGATGATAAGGTAATCTTCCATGGACTAGATCTTCCCCAGCTTGATTACCTTCCCCTTCCTAACAGCCTTGTGGTGTTGAACTCCCGATTATACATGATTGGTGGACGTAAATATACTGGTAGACGTGGTTCAGTGCAATACTCTTTTGGGTATGATCACGTGGACTTATCGGAACAAGCAAGCAAGCAACAATGGCGTTTCGAAAAAGATGAATGGACTTTATATTCGACCGGCTCGGTGGCCTGCTCCGATGACGGTCTCGTCTATACCTTGGCACCTCGACGCTGCTACCGTTTCCGTTTCGATCCTCGCAGCGGCGGTGACGTCCGTTCAGAGTTCCCTTCCGAATTCCCAATCGAATTAGGAGTTGCACCGCATCTTGTCAGTATTTCTAACAAGTATATTTACGCCTATAGCAAAGGCGCCAGATCTAATACCTTGGTTCGGTTTGATTTGGAGAAAAAGGAGTGGGAGTGCCTCTATAGGAATTTCTGGGGTCGCTTGGCTCCCGGAGTGGTGCTCTACGGTGACTCCTACTTAGTATGCTTTGGGACCAAGAAACCAACATGCAGTTCCTTGTTCTCCCAGCAGCCTGGTTTGTACATGTTTGATATTCGCCAGAGTCAGTGGCTCGATCAACCTGTCAAGGGCCTTGATGATGCTCTTCCGGTTATCCCAGAAGGGTTTGAGGAGGACCGCGTTTACAACTACTTTTTACCGCTCTTGTTCCAAATTGGAACCCAAAGGTTTGCTTTGGTTTGGGGCGATTATTTGGAAAATGTCGGTTGCGAGATTCATTGCCACAAATTCACATTCGACTACACTCCCAGCGGCGGCAGCGATGGCACTACCGAAAAGAATCATCCACCAACCTCATTTGTTGCTCGGAGGCTCTCAAATGGAGTCCTTATTCAGCAAGACGGCACATTACTTGGTTGCACTGTAGGAAT TGAATCTTCTGCACAAGAGAAAGGAAAAATACATGGATCATCTACACTTGTGTAG